The following is a genomic window from Butyricimonas faecihominis.
GATTTCCCGGCAATCTCTATCACCTCGTTGTAGCTGCGTACCGCATCCAGCACCGTTTCCTGAATAGCCGTGCGCTTCGGCACTTTCTTATCGACTATCTTAAACTTGATGAAGTCTGTATCGAAAGGCACGTTGGAACTGTTCTTTGTCTGCGTGTGTACATAGAGCATCCCATTATAGGTGTAAATCCCCTTGATTAAGAACTGTATGCCGAAACGCTTGCTACCCAAGTGGCGCACTTTCCGGTCGTTGTTCTTGTAGATGCTCCGCATTATCAGCTTCACCAGCAGCGGGCTTTCATTACCCAGTTCCCGGAAATAGATGTTCATGCGGGTATGTGAGAAGTCGGACGTATCTTCATTCTCCAAGAAGTCTTTCATTTCGATATTGAGCATTTCCGGTTCACGGGCGTACTTGGCGTTGAATGAAAAGAAACTTCCGTCCTCGCAGATAACGGAGAAGTTCGTTTCGCCCGGAAAGCCCTCTGTCGTGGCTTTCACCCGGATTACGTTCTCCGCACCGTCCGCCTTGCCCGCTATGATGTGGTTGCTTCCCAAATCCACGTAGCGGACGGCGGCGGGGAAGATGATATGCGTAGGCTCGGCACTCAATGCCTTGCCGTCTTTCGACGGTAGGTTTTCAAGAGCCTGCCCCCGAACCGTGCTTACATGTCTCCATGTACACGGCTCTCCATTGGATTCACTCAACTTAGTGTTCATTGGTCTGAATTTTATAATTACAAGATTCGCAAACGGCTAATGTCTTACGGTTTTGTTTTATCAATTTTGCATTCCATGGCGTATCTCCTTTAAGTTGGCGAAGATTACGCACATGATGCATAGTGATATTACCGTTTGACCCACATAGCTCACAAACACCTTCTTTTAGCCTTTCCATAAGGCTAGGTTTCGAAATGTGCCATGTGTTGGGAATAATATCTACAAGACTATTCCTGTAAGCAGTTTTTCTTTTGAAGCCTCCATCATAGAATATTCTGTATTTGGTTGCACCTTTGGCATCTTTAAAGGGCACAATAAACTTCTTATCACGCAGAAATTTAAGTTTAGCTTGTACCATTGTCAGATTTAGCTTCTGGGCAATCGTTTTATACATACTGTATTCCATTATGTATCCGAATGAGTTCCCAATGTCGGAGATATTATTGGCAATGGCATAATAGTTATAGAATCCTCTTATTTCGGTATTATATTGAGCTACTATGTCTTCAACCTTCTTTCCAATCATAAAGGCACGTGGTTTGGGTTTCCAAACCGTCTTTTTCCGTTCTTGGGACATCCTTAAAGCATCATATTCCAAAAGCTTGTTTTTTGCTGTATCCATGTTTACATGCAGCATGACTGAACCTTTTCCGAAGCGTCTTATCACACCTTTTCTATCCTTATGCCTAAAGCTACAGTCACGGACAAATATTTCGTACCCTAAGAATTTAGCTTTATCGTGTGCGTTTGTTATCAGGGTCTTTTCCTCTGAAAGTTCCAATCTTAGCTTTTCTGCCATGAATTTGGCAATGTCCGCCTTGATTGTAATGCACTCGGTTTTACTTCCGATAATTCCAATTAAGAAATCATCAGCGTATCTAACGTACTGGATTCGTCTGTATTCTGTATCCATTGGTTCTTGACAGGTTGTTGCGAAGGTTTGTGCCAACGTTTCTTTTATCTCTGCTATCATTTTATCCCTCACGGATTCATCCGTTATTGATTTCAGCCTCTTTGCAAGTCTTGTTTTCTTGTTATTGAGTCTACGGTATTCCAAACTTATTCGTCTTCTTTCACCTTTATTGAATTTTTCAGCATATTCCTTGATGTATTTGTCGAATCTGTCAAGATAGATATTAGCCAGTATGGGACTGATAATACCACCTTGAGGTGTTCCACTATACGTGTTTTGGAATCGCCATCGTTCAATATATCCAGCTTTCAGAAATTTTCTAATTAAGCGCAAGAAACGCTCGTCGCTTATACGCTCTTTTAGAATATCCACAAGAATGTCGTGGTTGATGTTGTCGAAGAATCCTTTTATATCTCCTTCGATAAACCACTTAACGCCTGTGAACTTTTCTTGAACTTGTGTGAGAGCGGTATGGCAGCTCCGATGTGGACGAAAGCCATGTGAGGTATATTCAAAGTGTTCCTCATATATGGCTTCCAGTATCATTCGGATAACTTCCTGTACTAATTTATCCTCAAAAGAAGGAATACCCAAAGGTCTTTCTTTTCCATTCTTTTTTGGAATGTACACTCTTCTTGCTGGTTTAGGCTGATAAGCCTCTGTTTTGAGACTCTCAATAAGTTTTTCTATTCGTTGAATGCTCATTTGGTCGACAGTTTTTCCATCTGTACCGGGTGTCATATTACCTTGTTTGGCATATATGCGTTGGTACGCGACAGAGAACATATCTTCATTGAATAGAATCCGATACAGCCGTTCATACTTATAACTTGAAACAGAACTATGTTTCACTAAATTGTTTAATATTGTCTCTGGATTTCTCATGTCTCTCACATTATCTTTTGATTATATTAAAGTAATCCAACTGTTCCCCTTTGCCATGTACAAGGCTTTCCCTTGCTCAGACTACTATGGGAACTCCGTTGCCATGTCAGATATTCAGGAGCTATTCTCCATAGCCTTGCGGCGTTCTGATTTAGGCAATCCCCATTTAGATAAGTAATAACTATTTGCTTGACAAATTGTCGGATGCGATTTCCGTCCATTAATCCGCTTATTGCGGTTGTTTCGTAGTTAGTTCTTTTGCTCTGAACGTAACGGTACTCCGTCAGAGAACTACGACATGACGTTTGTAGTTGCCTTCCGTCATTGCTCGCTAAGGTGCAACAGGACTGTCGTTTAACCAATTCGGGCTTCATCCTTATATTTGTCTTTCCACCTTGCCATTCAGTCGCAGCTTGGCAACTGGCTGACTTATGACTTTTCCGACATGCTATGCTCCCTTTTGGGTTTCCCCTCCGGATAAGTCGGATGGTGGTAGGTCTCATTTGAACTCTAACCTAATCTCTTGCAAAGGAGATATTTATTACTCACCCTTATGGGCGCACACCGTCTTGGCAAAGGTCACTTCCATGCCATAGGGCGTAACCATTTGGCGGTACGGGAGTTTCCGGGTAATCCCCCGGTACAAGTCGTTGCCAGCCGCATACTTCACGGTGTCGGTTTCCTGTGCGTTTGCCGCACACACGCCCAGCAAGAGGGCGAACATTACAAAAATCTGTTTCATCGTTAATTGAAATTTAGTGGTTGATAAAATGGTTATTGTTGTTTGGCATACAGCATGACTTTATAGCCTGCTTTCAGCTTCACTTTCACGGTTCGGAACTTCTTGGCGAGGTAGCCGGACGTTCCTTGCAGCAATCCCCTTGTCACGTCCATAGCCACCTGCTGCCCGGCACTTTGGGCAAAGGAAATGCTTGTTCCCAGCCCGCTTCCGATATTCGCCATTGCTTCGTTGAACGCTTCCTGCTCCATAGAGGACGGGACGGAAAGCCCCTTTTGCCCGTCCGTGTCGAACACTGCGAGTTCCACCGGGATGATGTTGCCAGCGTACTCAATCGAGGACACCAGTATGTCGAGCCGTTCGCCCTGCACTTTTGCCGTCCCCGCCACAAGGGTATTCTTCGGCACGACTATGTTTCCCGCCTGCATGGGTTCAAGCAGCCGGAGTTTCACCGCCTGTCCGTCCGTCAGGGTTTGGTCTTGGTGGATGCAGGCGGCTATCGTGTTCCTGCCCATAGCGTAACCCGTGCCTACCGCCGTGTTGAAGCCGTAGTTTCGTGGCTGGCTGTAAGCCCGGATGAAGTCGGCATTGCTCATGGGCTGCTGCAACCCCGATACAGTCGTTTCCCGGATTGCCTGTACCGGGATAGCCGGAGTGCCGATACCGCCGCCGTTCTGCCCGGCTGTCGGTATTTGGGCAATCTGCCCCCTTTCTCTGTTCTGCCCGCCGTCATTCATGTATTTTGCCGCCAGTTCGTAGGATTTTTCCAAGAGTGCCATTTGGTCGTCAGCCGTAGGCGTGGCGTTCTGCTGTTGTTGCAGTCTGTCGGTCAGTTCCGCCACCTGCCGCTTCAAGTCCTCTTTTTCCTCGTCCACCGCCGGGGTTTCGTAGAACGTGCTTAACTGGCGGTTGATGTCCCGGTAAGCGTTTGCCGAATAAGAAGCACCGCCGCCCCTTTGGGACTTCGGTTCTTCTTCCGGCATCAGGTCGATTTCCGCTTGCGGTTCTTCCGTTTCATCGTCCCCCGTGAAACCGAAGTCCTGCAAGGATTGTATCTTGTCCTGCTGTTTGCGACTTATCATCGCCTGCTCGTAAGCCTTTTGCTTGTCGGCTATAATCCCGTCCTCTGCGGGCAGGGGTATGTCGGCGTTGAAGCCGCCCACGCTCTCCACATTCACGTCCTCTTTGCCGGAGGGGGCGAATATCAGGTACATACACCCGGCAAAGGCAAGGAACATCAGCGGGAAGACTATCATTTTCCTGCGCTGCTGTACCTGCTGCGGGGTAAGTTCCCGTTTGGGCTTCTTTTCCTTTTCAGGCTTCCCGTCCGTCTGCGGTACGGTCGTGCCGTTCTCATTCTTCTGTACTTCTTCCATATTCCGGTCTGTTTAAGGGGTTGATACTGTTGATTGTGTCATTGCCCTGC
Proteins encoded in this region:
- the ltrA gene encoding group II intron reverse transcriptase/maturase, with the translated sequence MRNPETILNNLVKHSSVSSYKYERLYRILFNEDMFSVAYQRIYAKQGNMTPGTDGKTVDQMSIQRIEKLIESLKTEAYQPKPARRVYIPKKNGKERPLGIPSFEDKLVQEVIRMILEAIYEEHFEYTSHGFRPHRSCHTALTQVQEKFTGVKWFIEGDIKGFFDNINHDILVDILKERISDERFLRLIRKFLKAGYIERWRFQNTYSGTPQGGIISPILANIYLDRFDKYIKEYAEKFNKGERRRISLEYRRLNNKKTRLAKRLKSITDESVRDKMIAEIKETLAQTFATTCQEPMDTEYRRIQYVRYADDFLIGIIGSKTECITIKADIAKFMAEKLRLELSEEKTLITNAHDKAKFLGYEIFVRDCSFRHKDRKGVIRRFGKGSVMLHVNMDTAKNKLLEYDALRMSQERKKTVWKPKPRAFMIGKKVEDIVAQYNTEIRGFYNYYAIANNISDIGNSFGYIMEYSMYKTIAQKLNLTMVQAKLKFLRDKKFIVPFKDAKGATKYRIFYDGGFKRKTAYRNSLVDIIPNTWHISKPSLMERLKEGVCELCGSNGNITMHHVRNLRQLKGDTPWNAKLIKQNRKTLAVCESCNYKIQTNEH
- the traM gene encoding conjugative transposon protein TraM: MEEVQKNENGTTVPQTDGKPEKEKKPKRELTPQQVQQRRKMIVFPLMFLAFAGCMYLIFAPSGKEDVNVESVGGFNADIPLPAEDGIIADKQKAYEQAMISRKQQDKIQSLQDFGFTGDDETEEPQAEIDLMPEEEPKSQRGGGASYSANAYRDINRQLSTFYETPAVDEEKEDLKRQVAELTDRLQQQQNATPTADDQMALLEKSYELAAKYMNDGGQNRERGQIAQIPTAGQNGGGIGTPAIPVQAIRETTVSGLQQPMSNADFIRAYSQPRNYGFNTAVGTGYAMGRNTIAACIHQDQTLTDGQAVKLRLLEPMQAGNIVVPKNTLVAGTAKVQGERLDILVSSIEYAGNIIPVELAVFDTDGQKGLSVPSSMEQEAFNEAMANIGSGLGTSISFAQSAGQQVAMDVTRGLLQGTSGYLAKKFRTVKVKLKAGYKVMLYAKQQ